In the Shewanella sp. OMA3-2 genome, one interval contains:
- a CDS encoding SCO family protein, with protein sequence MGKRSIIVALVIMALGGIAANQWLSPVSNMPTKSQAKSQYDSINLATSFIYDNPRKLAPFSLSDQYGNTFTNNDLQGKWSLFFIGFTSCPDVCPTTLNKLAAAYPALQQISDAIQVVFVSADPDRDTQTKRLDYINFFNSDFKAISAEHAQLFPFSRDLGFAYAMVGDGDNYQVDHSASYVLVSPTAEKIAVFKAKPKPGEIPQILNNELIADFKKIVDNT encoded by the coding sequence ATGGGTAAGCGCAGTATTATCGTCGCACTGGTGATTATGGCATTGGGGGGCATAGCCGCCAATCAATGGTTAAGTCCTGTCAGCAACATGCCTACAAAGTCACAGGCTAAGTCGCAATACGACTCAATAAATTTAGCCACCAGCTTTATTTATGACAACCCCCGTAAGCTAGCACCGTTTAGTTTAAGTGATCAGTATGGCAATACGTTTACCAATAACGATTTACAAGGTAAATGGAGCCTATTTTTTATCGGTTTTACCTCATGCCCTGATGTATGCCCAACAACCCTTAATAAATTAGCCGCTGCTTATCCAGCATTACAGCAAATATCTGACGCCATACAAGTGGTGTTTGTATCCGCAGACCCTGACCGTGACACACAAACCAAGCGTTTGGATTACATCAACTTTTTTAATAGTGACTTTAAAGCCATTTCCGCTGAACACGCCCAGCTATTTCCCTTTAGCCGCGATCTCGGTTTTGCTTATGCCATGGTAGGCGATGGTGATAATTATCAAGTCGACCACAGCGCATCATATGTGTTGGTCTCACCTACGGCGGAAAAAATAGCGGTATTTAAAGCCAAACCTAAGCCAGGTGAAATACCTCAAATACTCAATAATGAGTTAATTGCCGATTTTAAAAAGATAGTCGATAACACTTAA
- a CDS encoding protein-glutamate methylesterase/protein-glutamine glutaminase, producing MIKVLVIDDSALMRQLLTQMLDADDNIIVVGEAEDPHQARELIKQLSPDVLTLDIEMPNMDGLAFLRNVMRLRPMPVVIVASLTQKGADASLEALSLGAIDYVTKPQNHHQNSLALFQNNIIQTVTAAGQVFFDAPPTTRYRLADAPAVNHQFKDGIIAIGASMGGIEAIQTILMSLPANMPPIVITQHIQPVFSSAFAAKLTNNCHLNVTEAQGGETLTAGNVYIAPGSQHLVIEPEGDHFKTKLLNAEPVNRHKPSIDVLFNSVAKHAAKNAIGILLTGMGADGSTALLAMKQKGAYTIAQNEESSIAWQMPVQRLPLMPPVTFYPCLKLAKNYSPYSPSLNLFLLIVPYSSRQLPSLFGLTQACENQ from the coding sequence ATGATTAAAGTGTTGGTTATAGATGATTCTGCCTTAATGCGTCAATTACTGACTCAGATGCTTGATGCTGACGATAATATTATCGTAGTAGGTGAAGCTGAAGACCCTCATCAAGCTCGCGAACTTATCAAGCAACTTTCACCCGATGTATTAACCCTTGATATTGAAATGCCCAACATGGATGGACTGGCTTTTCTGCGTAATGTAATGCGTCTAAGACCCATGCCAGTCGTTATAGTCGCTTCACTCACACAAAAAGGCGCAGATGCCAGCTTAGAAGCGTTATCCTTAGGCGCGATAGACTATGTTACTAAGCCGCAAAACCATCATCAAAATAGCTTGGCATTATTTCAAAATAATATCATCCAAACTGTCACTGCAGCGGGACAAGTGTTCTTTGATGCTCCGCCAACAACACGTTATCGCCTTGCTGACGCCCCTGCGGTGAATCATCAATTTAAAGATGGGATCATTGCGATAGGTGCATCGATGGGCGGTATTGAAGCGATTCAAACCATTCTGATGTCACTGCCAGCCAATATGCCACCTATTGTTATTACCCAACATATACAGCCTGTATTTAGCAGTGCATTTGCAGCTAAACTTACTAACAATTGTCACTTAAATGTGACTGAAGCACAGGGCGGTGAAACGCTTACCGCGGGTAACGTGTATATTGCTCCTGGATCTCAACATTTAGTCATCGAACCTGAAGGCGATCACTTTAAAACAAAACTGCTTAACGCTGAGCCGGTAAACCGTCATAAACCCTCGATAGACGTTTTATTTAATAGCGTGGCTAAACATGCTGCTAAAAACGCTATTGGTATTTTACTGACGGGCATGGGCGCCGATGGCAGCACCGCTCTGCTTGCCATGAAACAAAAAGGCGCTTATACCATTGCCCAAAATGAGGAGTCATCGATTGCTTGGCAAATGCCGGTGCAGCGGTTGCCATTGATGCCGCCAGTGACATTTTACCCCTGTCTCAAATTAGCCAAAAACTACTCACCTTACTCACCATCACTTAATCTATTTCTATTGATAGTCCCTTACTCTTCACGCCAGCTGCCATCGTTGTTTGGTCTTACCCAAGCTTGTGAAAACCAATAA